GTAAGGGCCCAGGTTCCAGATCGGGTTGATCTGCAACAGCCCGCCCATCAGGCCCAGCACACCGACGATGCAGGCGAAGTAAGCGCCGGACTTCACCGCGAAGCCCGGCATCACCCGAACACCTACCACGTTGTGCTCGGTGCGACGCGGACCAGGGAATTGCGTGTGCTTCTGGAACCACACCAGCGCCACATGCACACCGATCAGCGCCAGGATGACGCCCGGCAGCAACAGCACGTGCAGCGCATACAGGCGAGGAATAAGCACGGTGCCGGGGAAGTCGCCGCCGAACAGCGCCCAGTGCAGCCAGGTCCCGATCACCGGTAGCCCCAACGTGATTGACGACAGTGCGGCGCGCAGCCCGATACCGGAGAGCAGGTCGTCGGGCAGCGAGTAACCGAAATAGCCCTCGAACATCGACAGGATCAGCAGCAGCGACCCGATCACCCAGTTCGCCTCACGCGGCCGGCGGAACGCGCCGGTGAAAAAACACCCGCGCCAGATGCACCATGATCGACGCGGAGAACATCAGCGCCGCCCAGTGGTGAACCTGGCGCACGAACAGGCCGCCGCGCACCTCGAAGGAGATGTTGAGCGCCGTCTCGTAGGCCCGCGACATCTCCACCCCGCGCAGCGGCTGGTAGACGCCGTTGTAGGTGACCTCGGCCATCGACGGGTCGAAGAACAGGGTCAGATACACACCGGTGAGCAGCAGCACAATGAAGCTGTACAGCGCGATCTCACCGAGCAGGAACGACCAGTGCGTCGGGAACACCTTGTTGAGCTGGCGACGCACCGCGGCCGACGGGTGATACCGGGCGTCGACCTCAATCGCTTGTCGCGCAACGGTATTCGTCAAATTCAGGTCCACGGCGACCATCCCCCTCACGCCCGGCCCGCGCCGTTGCGAGTCGGTAGTTCGCCACGTATTACTACGCGACGTAGTACCACCGAATGTAGTACTTATCCGTGCCGATGTAAACGAATCTTTTGACGCGCAGCGCTAACCACAGCGCGCACCGCTCGAAAGGTGTTCCGCGCCAGCGTGATACGGATATCAGAGTGGGCTAGGACGTCTCCAGGATCGCCACGGCTGCGGCGGTGTCCGCCTCATGAGTGAGCGAGACGTGAATCGTCACGTCGGCCAGATGCTTGGCGATCTCGCCACTGAGCCGGACCCTCGGGCGACCCCACATGTCGGTGACCACCTCGATGTCGCGGTGAATGTCCTCCGGCAACACCGGGCGCTGTGCGAAGCGTGATCCCGACCAGGCCTTGATTACCGCCTCCTTGGCCGCCCATCGGGCAGCCAGGTGCCGTGCCGCCGAGGAACTCTTGTCGGAGGCGTCGCGGCGCTCGCCGGGGGTGAAAGTTTCGGCGAACACCGTGCCCGGTTGATCGACCTGCTCGGCGAAATCCGGGATGGAGACAAGGTCGATCCCGATTCCGACGATGCCCATGGGTGGCCAGGTTAACCGATCGTCCGGATCAGCCCGCAGACACCTGGTCGGCCCGGTAGGTGTCGCCGTCGCCCAGCCGGGAGTCGGGGTTCAGCAGCATCCTCGCCTCCTGCGGCTTCTCCGGCCCGTCGTGGTCGAAGCGACGATCCGGCGGCCGCTGGTACATCGGCTCGCCGCCGGCGATCGCCGACATCAACCGGCGCTGACCGGCCAGCAGGCGAGCGTCCGCGCGGCGCTGGTAGTCCGCGCGCTGCGCGGGGTCCAGCGCAGCGATGAACGCTTGGGGATGCACCAGCGCTACCAGACCCGACACGTGACCGAAC
The nucleotide sequence above comes from Mycobacterium kiyosense. Encoded proteins:
- the acpS gene encoding holo-[acyl-carrier-protein] synthase, translating into MGIVGIGIDLVSIPDFAEQVDQPGTVFAETFTPGERRDASDKSSSAARHLAARWAAKEAVIKAWSGSRFAQRPVLPEDIHRDIEVVTDMWGRPRVRLSGEIAKHLADVTIHVSLTHEADTAAAVAILETS
- a CDS encoding hypothetical protein (frameshifted, insertion at around 4175004); its protein translation is MVAVDLNLTNTVARQAIEVDARYHPSAAVRRQLNKVFPTHWSFLLGEIALYSFIVLLLTGVYLTLFFDPSMAEVTYNGVYQPLRGVEMSRAYETALNISFEVRGGLFVRQVHHWAALMFSASIMVHLARVFFHRRVPPAA